A region of the Electrophorus electricus isolate fEleEle1 chromosome 7, fEleEle1.pri, whole genome shotgun sequence genome:
ATACAAGCAAAGAAGAGATGAAACCTTGGTAAGTTGCCCACTGGTCCTGAAGAAACCCCAGGAGCTCAAAGATGAGACAACATGCTGAAACGTGTGCTTTACCGGAACCTGGGACACAAGGAGGCTGCAATACACAGTCCACTCCACTGAGTGTGTAAAGGAAAACAGTGCTATTATGAAACAACGTCCAGGGCTGATCATTGAATGAATAAGCACATAATCCAGCGTACTTGTGAATGATTTCCCTTGTCATCTAAAGAAAACtatattgtatgtgtatttacCTGGTCTTTCATAACATAGAAAAGTGAAATGATGCTTGGAGTGTGTTGGAGGGTGTTTAAGGTTATGAGCTTATGCTTGTACGATACATGGTACACCTAGCTGTAGAAAGTCAGTCAAGGTGATGTGCAGTTCTGTCCAAATTGAGTGTTTTCCCTGAAATATTTGAAActttcaaagcattttattcATCATTTTCACAGATTAGATTCAGTACTTGCTCCACTCACATTTAACTTTTGGTAATAGCTGCAGTTTGCTACCAGGATCCATAAAGGCCCTGGGTTTGAGCAGACACAGTATATGCATGGTAAAGTTTAAGAGAAATGTCACTGGACTAGCTGTTCTCTCAGACTTTAGCAGAGATGGGAAttcaactacacacacacgctaattATGCATTTACAAGCTCATGTATTCAGTGAAGCGCTCATCTAATAAGaagtataaatgtttattagtaATGTCCTTTGAGATCTTATATGCAAGCAGTGTGGTGATCACGGCACGACTGTGACATGAATTGGTTTTCGACCCTTTTGTGTCACGAGGTCCAAACATTAGCATAATGTTTCCAGATCTGGCAACCGTGTTCCTGCAGTGTTATGCGTAGAGATCTGAATCACAGCAGTATATGCGAGACGACAAAAAATCACAACATCGCACTGGAAAAGGAAACAGCTTTTTTATAGGTAATGTGtgaacacatacatatattgacttgcaatataaaaatactttatcTGAAAAGCATCAATAATATTAAGAAAGGAAATTCCCATAACAGTGACTCAGACGTGCAATAGTTGAACATTTACAGACTTACTGTTGCAATAAATTTACATTCTCAATAGACTGGAAAAAGTGAATGCGacacaaattatatttttttactaAAGCAAAAAACAGTGATTCCTTATTCTAAAGATACTCAGCAAAGTTACACTTATTctaaactaaaaacattttctaatatCATGACTTCAACATAAATGGCAGTAATGCATAAGTATTGAAATGGCACGAATGAAATGAATATATAAACTAATGATACGCTCATCACTTACAAGCTCACAATGTCATATCATGAGGAACTAGACAGAATGTTTGATTGGATTGCAAAACTGTTCCACCCACATGTGGATCGTTTTGTTATCAGCTATTGTGAAGCAGTTGGCCATAAAAATAGTGAATGTTTATAATCATGTTTTATCACTCGATAGCGTAGTAATGCAGAACACGGAGCCTCATCAAACTCTTTGCACACAGCTATAGGGAGAGTTAGTGACAGTACGTGGAAAGTGCTGATAACTCAGTCATGTCCTGGCCAAAATGCACACTAGATTCAACAGCACTCCAAGCACAAGCTCTGCAGACGCTTCTGTCTGGAGACCAGGTAACCCTTGTTCACGTTTAACCACTTGAACCCTGTAAAAGAGACCAGAAGAAGACATTTTTTGGAAGTCTCATTTCGGTCAGTGGCTTTAGATACtgtagaaaaacatttaatatgttaCCCATTGATCCTCCGGAAATGGATTATTCCGATCTTGCAACACTTCAGTACTCTGGTATTTAGGTGAATTAGAGGCCACATGAATATTTCTTTACCTTCTtccttgtgggttttttgtccATGCTGGGTTTGCGCCATTTGTTGTCAAGCTTCGTCTGCAGACTGACCACCCACTTTAATTTGGGGTTAGCACACAACAGTCGACCCCCTTTTAGTTTGAACCTAACACAAGAAAAAATACACTATTAgcatagagagatagagagatagatagatagagagatagatagatagagagatagatagatagatagatatttggACAGCAGTACAAAAAATGCCTCTTAATTTGTGTACAAATTAagtacacctgtgtgtgtgtgtgtgtgtgtgtgtgtgtgtgtgtgtatgtgtgtgtgtgtgtgtgtgtgtgtgtgtgtgttgtgtgtgtgtgtgtgtggtgtgtgtttgcttgggtgtgtgcatgtgtgtgtgtgtgtgtgtgtatgtgtgtgtgtgtgtgtgtgtgtgtttgcttgggtgtgcgtgtgtgtgtgtgtgtgtgtgtgtgtggtgtttgcacATGTCTGTCCATGACTCTTGGGCATTTCTACTGAGGTATAGGAGCAGTCCATATACCAGCTGCCAATCTCACTCACACTACGGCTGGGAGGTTACAGCCTCCGTCCAGTTCCTGTTTTCTGTAGCTGGACACTT
Encoded here:
- the ccl25a gene encoding C-C motif chemokine 25; its protein translation is MRFILLFLLLILGVFSLSQAQGTYEDCCLRYAKAPKHNLLKKVSSYRKQELDGGCNLPAVVFKLKGGRLLCANPKLKWVVSLQTKLDNKWRKPSMDKKPTRKKGSSG